The proteins below come from a single Acinonyx jubatus isolate Ajub_Pintada_27869175 chromosome A1, VMU_Ajub_asm_v1.0, whole genome shotgun sequence genomic window:
- the LOC128315007 gene encoding uncharacterized protein LOC128315007, which produces MHKDQPPQLPGPSAEAWEGLRCTALGRAGSLGPSGADIEVCLAFLLSEGNKKIRRNSSRDLPRETEARSAVGRGGDGQEPGRRNSSLSDSQLGPIRALGGWAEKPLACAGQCAEDRSASAAHRSASAAPGGGGSLGRSCLAHDLGGILILKLRLSRKSRVRILPLPEFVNSGCPVLAKSLSTSEGASVFSFINQALEFSPYREGTRLEHLQCAAILVPSEKPGKQKGAQGNTCVTPAIVLCVLILTRTRQDPTPRRYRPNLSLGAAPRPVA; this is translated from the exons ctccctggACCCTCTGCTGAAGCTTGGGAAGGCCTGCGCTGCACGGCTCTTGGCAGGGCTGGGTCCCTGGGACCTTCAGGAGCTGACATCGAGGTCTGCCTGGCATTTCTGCTCTCAGAGGGGAACAAGAAGATCAGGAGGAACAG TTCTCGTGACCTTCCTCGGGAGACCGAGGCCCGGAgcgcagtggggaggggaggagacggCCAGGAACCAGGGCGGAGGAACTCAAGTCTCAGTGACTCACAGCTGGGCCCCATTCGGGCTCTAGGCGGGTGGGCGGAGAAGCCCCTGGCTTGTGCAGGCCAGTGCGCTGAGGACAGGTCCGCCAGCGCTGCTCACAGGTCCGCCAGTGCTGCTCCGGGAGGGGGTGGTTCCCTGGGTCGCTCCTGCTTGGCTCACGACCTGGGGGGAATCCTCATCTTGAAGCTCCGGCTCTCCAGGAAATCCCGGGTTCGAATTCTGCCACTGCCAGAATTTGTCAATTCCGGCTGCCCTGTTTTGGCAAAGTCGCTTTCCACCTCAGAgggggcctcagttttctcatttatcaaTCAGGCTCTAGAGTTCTCTCCTTACAGAGAGGGGACCAGGCTTGAACACCTACAGTGTGCAGCGATTCTGGTGCCCTCGGAGAAGCCCGGCAAACAGAAGGGCGCACAGGGGAACACGTGCGTCACGCCCGCCATTGTGCTCTGCGTCTTAATCCTCACCAGGACCAGGCAG GACCCGACACCCAGGCGTTATAGACCGAACTTGAGCCTGGGAGCCGCCCCTCGCCCAGTTGCCTGA